Proteins from one Periplaneta americana isolate PAMFEO1 chromosome 6, P.americana_PAMFEO1_priV1, whole genome shotgun sequence genomic window:
- the LOC138701379 gene encoding thioredoxin reductase-like selenoprotein T homolog CG3887, with protein MELKYLSLILFVFFAVFTIKDLFVQSETNTKEIPVTRVGSHKYVGPTLKFQYCYSCGYQKAYQDYSNILHEKYPEIIVEGENYNPPGYNMFFAKALGIGKLLLIVCILSGVNIFSSIGQTEPSWWKWCVENKLYSCMMLFFLCNVLEGQLVSTGAFEISFNDVPVWSKIETGRIPQPPELFQIIDNHLQFQTKAELKAGFAK; from the exons ATGGAGCTTAAGTACCTGTCTCTAatactttttgtattttttgctGTTTTCACAATTAAAGATTTATTCGTTCAGTCCGAAACAAATACAAAAGAAATACCAGTAACAAGGGTAGGATCACATAAATATGTAGGCCCAACGTTAAAATTCCAGTACTG CTATTCATGTGGATACCAGAAGGCATATCAAgattattcaaatattttacatgaaaaataCCCAGAAATCATAGTGGAGGGCGAGAATTATAATCCTCCCGGCTATAATATGTTTTTTGCCAAAGCTTTG GGAATTGGAAAGCTGCTTTTGATAGTGTGTATCCTGAGTGGTGTTAATATCTTTAGTTCCATTGGACAAACAGAACCATCTTGGTGGAAATGGTGTGTGGAAAACAAACTCTATTCATGTATGATGTTATTTTTCTTGTGCAATGTTCTGGAAGGACAATTAGTATCAACAGGAGCTTTTGAAATATCTTTTAATG atgTTCCTGTTTGGTCAAAGATTGAAACAGGAAGAATACCTCAACCAccagaattatttcaaattatcGATAATCATCTGCAATTCCAAACAAAAGCAGAACTGAAAGCTGGATTTGCGAAATAA